The Apostichopus japonicus isolate 1M-3 chromosome 14, ASM3797524v1, whole genome shotgun sequence region AAAAGAAGAGATGAAATATAAACCAAGAAGATAGGAACAAGACATTTCAAACAAGAACACAATTTCAAGCGGACTGGTATTACAGTGCATAAACAGAGCCTTAAAATTTTCTGTCGACTCTAAAATTTTACAACGAAAAAAGTTGGGGAAGTAACCAGAACAAACCTTGCTTTCAGAGTCAGGTTTTAATCTTAGCAAGGtgaaatattatgattattattttttttttgtatatatctCTCTTTAATCTTACTGGTTTTCTTCCTTGGGAATGTTTCATGTAACTTTAGtaaataaatgttaatgaaTTTATCTATGAGAAACTGATAAGTGGTTATTCTTAAatctatataatattttatataacaaTGTTGGTGATAATGTTGTTATCAATTTTTAAGAATAAATTAAGTAGTTACTAGTTAATAAGTTATATGGTTTGTGTCTCCAGTATTATGGAAGTAGTCGAGTTTCAGAATCACATTCATTGGTACGTTTGACAAAAATCCGACATTTACTTCAAACGATTTTATCACATTCTGTCAACAATTTGTTTGTCTGAAAAACAAAAGGTGTTATTAAAAACATACCTTCAATATTAAGTTGCATATAAAACCACAACGTATTGAACAATTAATAACACGCCAAAAGCTGCGAAAAAGTCGACCCTTCTTGCATAAAAGGTAACAAATAGAACTGTGAGGTTGAAGAGGAAttttatccaaaaaaaaaacagctaccATATTATCTATCTATAATAACAACTATTTAAGTTAATAATAAGTTAATACTAACTggttcaaaaaacaaaatattaataacatataaaaagaAACTATACAATTCAATTTTAGACCAAAAGTTAAAAATGCAGGAATATAAAAGTTCACAGTTATATTTCAAAGacttctttttccatttttttaccttttttttcatgtgaCAAATGAGGAATACTTTGGatcacagacagacagacagacagaatgCAGACAAACACAAAGACAGTTGTTACGTTTgttatttacaagaaaaaaattgcgATAAAGAATCTTTCGTAGGTGCGACCATCATACTATTGTCAtaaaaaacacaagaaaaactACGGAGCATTTCAGTTTCATCGTagaagaagaaggaggaaatttcaaaaagtactACTGAAAAACTTAATGTCTGCCAAAAACGTTACCAAGACAGTTTTCACTGCCATCAGCTGGAACAATGTTTTTCTATTCTATTATAGTTTCCATGTGAGCCTCTAAAcactggtactgacagtatgaaaatcatgtttctcCCAGATAAAGGTACTTTTTGAAGAAAGTACCCCAAGACAGAGCCTGGGCACAAAAACTAACACcttaactgatccactctcGGCCCCAGTCCCTTTCCTGAGATTGTAActatatgatcatgatgactTTACATCAATTGTGTATCACAAGTTCCTTTGAAAGGAAAATATCAGAAAAAGGTTAGAAACTGtccatactgtcagtatgagtgctttgaagcatggctTGGGAGTGCAGTTTACACTGGTACATGCATTACAAAATTCTCCCAACTTGCCTGTAATCAAAGATGTTTCATGAATAGTTCATTACAGAATTCTTTATTCTGTTTGAATTGCAGTCAAGAATGATGATCCAATGACAACATTAATACAGGCTTTTCAGATCACAACCAGCATTTAAACACAAGAACAGATCAActgtagatatatgtatatgcattaTGCTTCAACGTGGTTACATTGACCAATTGtcacagtatgtaaatttgaaataaatttaaatattttttgcaTCATCGATTTCTAATCAAGCTTCTTTGATGCAAAGAATCACAATATAGCTAcatatgtttgtacactgtTAATCACTGAATTTACCAGCACTGCAAAACTACTGCTTGCATTTGGTTACCGTTACCAATTTACATTGTATAAATATGCATTGTTAAAAATGAATATGTAGTACTCAATATTcattactgaatattcatgacagaATGTTATCACACATTTCTTGCTTTAATTCTGCTGTTTCTTAATAAAACTTCTTTATGCACTTTAAAGAATCAATGACAATCTATGATGAAACCATTGTTGCAGAAATGGCCATCAAAAATTCAATGAGGATCTAGCCACCCATTTGAAGATTAATAAGTGGGCTAAAAGCAGTTTCAAAATCAACTTCAGAAGCAAGTGGATTTTAGGAGTTTGCAAAAGGGAACGTTTGGAAATGCATAACTTTGACAAAAGCatcatttactttcattttgtttttacttcaatttaGTTTGAAGAAGAAACATTGTGCAAAAGTAGAAATCACGACAATGTAATATGTAAAAGGAGCCATcactttcaacaacaacaacaaaacaacactaACTTTTTTTTGCAGAATATTGCATGTTAAAATTGCCAACAAAATAAAGCAAATCTTTTTGTTCTTATCAGCATTTTTACTTATGGTAAATTAACTGAACAGCCAAGCTATCTTGCCTAGATCTACAGTCGTCGATGGTAGGACGGAAAGCTGGTTTCAGAAACCTTCTGTAGTCATGTGACTATCGAAGTTTACCAGTTACCATCAACAAAGAGGACGGGAGTGGTTTAAACTCCAACATGTTCTGAGAACTTGTTcgttataataaatattaaatatttttttaataaaaattataaaaaaaatatatataaaaaaaaacaaaaaacgagccacattaaaaaaaatcagatgtATCACAAATGATTAATTTTTTGATTAAAAtgattaatttgaaaatgagCAACAGCAACAGCATGTAAAAACAGTCTTCACCCCCACctttttgctttacaaattttcAGTGGATAATTCTTACCACACATTACAACAGGAAAATAAGCAAATTAAGGAtcagaaaaatacaaaactaaaaaaagCTACTATTGTATGAACAACTAAGTAAAATTCAATCGTAAAAATTATGTacaattcttttgttttttaacttttacttAACCAAAGCAAAGAATAGAAGGAAATTTTACAACAATATCAAGATGAAATGAACTACCTTTCAAAGTTGAGATCCAAACCAAGTGGCTGAAATCAGTTAATTAAGGATTGCTCTCCCTTGAGGCAATCTTTCcacttaattaataattattgcTGCCATTGTGTAGCCGATTGTAATATGATAATAACACTATGTGCATACAATTTTCATTATGTATAAGTTACTATGCAAAAAGGGTTGTAATTACGTAAAATATGCACCAAAACACCCTCCTCTGCTGGGGAGGGACTACTACCCTGGTTGATGAGAATGTGACACAGCTTACAGAATATATATCTTAAGACACATGAATAATGTAAGCCAATCCACAGGAGGCAAGGTAAGACCCCAAGACTACCTGGAAACCTTCATGTGAACTGATACGGCATGTATGTACCACGTACTATATCCCAATATTGCAACATTCATAAAATGTTCTGCATCGTTAACCCTGGTCCTTTAGCCCTCTGCGGCTCTCACACTACAACACATACCTTTCCTTGACAAATCTAACGAGTCTCCGTTCATCGTCACCGGGAGATCTCTGACGTGACATTCTAGCGCATTGGCTGGAAATCTTTGGTCAGAAGAAGTGACTGTAAGATTGTGTCTCATAGGCACTACTGCAGAGTTTTTCGTAGCCATGTTGTGCGCGCAGGGCTGCTTGGTGTTCGACAACACTAGAGGGGGTCAACATACCCTGTTGTTGCGCTGGCTGTAGGATagaattgttgttgttgttttctagCAATGAGTCATGCAAGTGGTCTTCGGGTCTCTCTTTTTGACAGGCGAGTGAGATGAAGGTGTTCGATGAATCGGGGCCTATGTGACAAGCTTGTCTAAAGACACCACTCTCTGTAATAATCAAAGATGCAAAATGAAAAGTCAGAGGTCGTCGTCGGGGAGTCGCAGGAGCCAATAGATGTGTGACGGGATGGGAAACGAATCAAAATGTATCCAGGTATGGTGGGACTGATAGTACTGAGATTCTTTGCTATATCCTACAGACATTTGATACTAATAATCTACATTTGCAGAGAGAATTCCGTTGTGAACAAAAAACACTAGCTGGCTGAAACGTTCTATGCAAATCATGAATTCCAAATGAAGTCCAGCGACTATATTATAATAAGACCAAATCTGAATTATTCAGACAATTTTTAAGAAGTAAAGTTTCAGTACAGTCCATATCTCTATTTTTTGGTGGTATATGTGAAACCTTAAGTAACCGAGTTCTGCAGTCatccatggggggggggagaaactTTGTTTTTGGTTAAGGTCATTGCTTATGATGTCACACAGTGCATTAAAAAATTACTAATTTCAGATACTGGCTGACAATGTGAAAAATTAAATGCCTGTTTTCACCAACTCGCATCCCGACACTTAAGAAGTAGAATGATAGACTATCCAAAAAGCATAATGGAAGATGCTCAATTACTAGTGGGAATTAATGCGATGGATGATAAGCATTCAACGTTGACTAAAAGAGGATTAATTGTTAATTTGCATAAGTCGCCTATCTTTATGCAGCATGCAGTCAgtaatatgtaaattaaatttaatatttcctATTAATATATACAACCCTTGGATAAGAGCACATACAGCAGatgataaaaaatttaaaaaaaaaaaaaacccttgacactgatgcaattttttttttgcagtccCTAACTTTCCATTTCACAATGGCATTCTTCAGAAAACCCCCAAAAACGTAAAATAAAAGAATTCCTGAATTGACTTAAAATGCACATGGATTTTTCCTACTTGAccaatttttactttttcattaTTACCTGCATTGTGATTCCTTCAGCTGCATGTGGAATAGTGAAACCACAGAGGGGAATAACAAGACACCTATCTATACCTCCACCTTTACAAGGTTGTAAAGTGtatttttattcataaaattaTTGTAATTTTAAAGTCATTAACATCCTTGCAGACAGGGCCAATTTTTAATGGTTGTCCGGGTCGTCCGAGAAGACAAAATTCCTGTTCGGATAATCTTCCAGCGGACGACTATGTAACATTTAACTAAAAcaataggtaaaatgataaattgctTTCACCCTTTTACGctccatcactttggagatactTTAATGAAACAACAATAGTGGTAGGCCTATGTACTACCTGCATGTgagttttactggcccaaaagctggtgttctattccccaaacctacacatctctccaaCTGTGTCAAATATTGgccattctttgttattttgctacattttcaCGGACAACCGAATTTGCTGTTCAGGTAACCAGAAAGTAAGAGCTCGGGTTATCCGAGGGACAACCAGAAAATAATCcataaaaatttgccctgctgGCAAGATATGAAGTCTGACCAAAATTCCACAAATCAATCacaaaaaatttacaaaggTGGCCAAAAAGAAAACCCATCCTCTTCTTTGCTGTTTTCACAGGTAACCAGAAGAGAATGTACCTCTGTTAAAACATGCTGTTAAAACATGCTGCTGAAACATGCTGCTGAAACATGCTTGTCTTAGCATAAAATGATGGGACTACCACTAGGACATGCCCGGGTCAAATAGACCAAATGTAGGTGGCACGCCAGAGATTGTTACTGTGATTCCATTTTAAATGATGTACCTATTTACTCTATCATAACAAACAAGGTACCAAATATGTAATTTAGTATAAGAGACGAGCACATGTCAAGGTACATTAGCTCACCATAATCATACTCCTAACTTGTTGtagtaatatttaattaattttgtgtgcaACAGGGAATACCAGGAATAACACAATGGTGAACTCTCAATGGAGAATGAACCACAAATGAGCGATGGAATTACAGAATTGGCCTTATCGATGCGATGCTCAGCTTACAAAAGACGTCAAAAGACAgtgcatgttttttttgtttcaaaaggaatACCACATACATTTTTAAAAACAGCACCTTAACTTTTTTTGTACAGCTTTTTCACTATCGTACAATTGCAGTATGAGGAGAAGTTTTATAAACCTTCTCTCAGGAACAATCTTAAATTACAAAAGGCTGGCACTTCCACTTAGGGTGTGGATCGGCCCGAGGCAAGCAATCTAATGTATTCGGCAACATAGGAAGACAGGTACCTCCGGAGGTCATCAGCGAGGGCCGAGGACATTCTCTTGGGAGAGTTTCGTCGTTGAAGTCCATGGGGTAGTCTTGCCCAGACTGAGTAATTTCGGCTGAGAGTGAAGATGATTCTCCCATCATTGGTtctggaattaaaaaaaagaaggtaaaatATGTTTCCTATAAATGTACAGTGCCGTTAGATGCAATAACATTATGGGCAAATTGGTGCATGATTATCACCGAACAGCAGTGAAATACAACATGAGCATGAAAAAGCTGTCAGAAAAATTTGATGTTGCTACAAGAGTACGTAAGATATATGACCTCAAGAAGTAGGAAAAGGACACTGCTGTATGGGGATGGATGAATCTTTTCTTGATATGAAGAATGTGGATAAATGTTATTAAATGAAGCATGGGTATGCATGCAGCATTCATTTCATCTCTTAATGTGTCAAGTGCTACATAGCTAGGGGGAGTTATAATCCCTCAGTGTTTGAAACAAAGACCAATTAAGAGAACTAGTTACTATAAAGAATTCCCAAATGTGAAGGTACAAATCATTTGTCTTGTGTATGCACATTATTTGTCTTGTGTATACATTTCATATCACTTGTCTGGTGTATGCACATCATACGTCTTGTGTATGCACATCATATGTCCTGTGTATGTACATCATATGTCTTGTGTATGCACACCATTTGTCTTGCTAAATTATCACTTGAATTGTGTATGCACACCATTTGTCTTATGTACTGTATGCACATCATATGTCTAGTGTATGCACACCATTTGTCTTATGTATGCACATCATATGTCTTGTGTATGAACATCATTTGTCTTATGTATGCACATCATTTGTCTCGTGTATGCACGTCATATGTCTTGTGTATGCACATCATATGTCTTGTGTATGAACATCATTTATGTTGTGCGAAGTAAAGAGATGGACGCTATGTCCACATACCAGATTAGGTAAGCACAAAAGTACCCAAAACAGCACACATTACAGTATCTTGATTCTTTCCAATATCAAAGGTTCAACCACATGTCTACAACCCTCACTATGGTCTCCCCACTGGACCATATTGTCTTCTGCGAACACTCATTACTGTTGCTCCCCCATCTGCAATGGAAGTGTACATATATTCTACATGTGGACAGACACACAACATGAAATATCTGATGCCTCATATGAGCCATCAAatattaaacataaatattgcGGATGCAACCCACCATTTGTCTCACCAACATAAACATACAGAGTCAGGTAACTTACCAGAAACATCAAATTTGGCACGTTTTATCATAGATGCATCTTCGTTGAATTGACCCCTCTTCCTGGAGGTCGGTTTGATTGGTGGACCCTCTGTGGTACTACAGACCATATCATTGTGTTCCTTTGGCTGGTATAGCTCCCCAGGGGTCTTACCCTCGTTATTGCACACACTGAATGGAAATCTGCAAGGACAATGTTATGATAACATTAGTTAATGTAAATTTCAAGCACACAGGTGCAATCTAACCTTCAAACTTTACTGATATATACTAGAGTTGGTTTGAGTTGATCTTTTCTGTTCATGAAGCTTACAggagatatcttaaaatcatctAATGTCTTAAGATCTAAATCCGACAGCAAGCAGCACATTAACTTTTATGTACAGCACCAATGTAATACCTTGTTGTATGGAGCTATACACTAAATACATGCCAAAGTAAATATAACCTTCTCTAAATAACCATGATCACATGACTACCTttttattcaaagaaatatgAATAGCTCGGTACAGTAGTGGGCAGAGCGCAGGGCATGTAACTTCTGAGATCACTGGGTCGATTCCAGTTCTAGCCTAAATTTTCTCTTGCTCTTTTCCATCGTTTATAATTATTTCAGTCAGTTTTCCATTGCTACATTTTAAcactcataaatatattttttgctcCAGAGTAAAGTTATGAAGCAAGACATGCTACCTAACAAATACAACCAGAATCTTTACAGGGGTAGAGGTTATGAAGTCGTTCTTTTAAAATATGGAATCTTTGAGGCAAATCACTTTCACAAACTTCATTCTCCATGATATTTGTACCCTGAATTATTGACACAAGTTTGGCTTACTTGAAACAGCCTCCTTGAGACCGCAGCAATTGTAGACAGTCTACGTGGCCCTGTCGAGCAGCTTTGTGGGCGGCTGTTTCACCGTGGATATCCTGCGAAGGGAAACAAGGACTTTCAGGAGTTAAGCAAAATTCATGATGACCACCAAAACATGTCACAATATGTACcatgttgctatggcaacattGCTTGACTTGGATCAAGACACTCCTTCATGACAAGATTTACTGCGTGGTTGCGGTTTTGATATTAATTCTCCTATGCAGCACATTAAACCGTATGCAGCACATTAAACTTGCCTGTAGCAATTTACAGCTACTGTACAATATGTGGTGCCATGTTGTATATATGAATAGTTTTATAATTATCTAAGGGCCACTGCCTTTTGACACAGAATTTTACATGATGTTATTTGAACGATTTTGAATCATTACTAGAGCATGGATGAATAGATGCACTTAAAACTGACTCAGACAAATTAATTGTACATTTTCTGTTAGTCTGACCATTTAAAGGGGTTGACCTGTAAAGCTGTAAGTTCAAAACATACAACAGAGGGGATGTATGTAAGAGAATGTTCAAACTTACACTGCCTACTTTAAACCGTATACTGTGGCTGATTAGCCTGATTCCATGctgatatattaaataataaaacacaaatatttatttattttacagctactgtactgtatgtggtgCCCCGCTGTATATATGACTTTATTAGAATAATCTAAGAGAGCAAACCACTGCCATTTGACACAGAAAATTACATTACCTTATTTGAATAGGATAAATCATTACTAGAGCATGGATgattagatgcaatttaaactGACTCAGACAAAattatttgtacattttctgATGCAAGTCTGAACTTTTAAAAGGGGGACCTGTAATTCCTGTAAAGCTGTACTTAAGTTAAAAACATACAACAGAGAGAATGTATTTAATAGAATGTACACTGTCAACTTCAAACAGTCTAGCTAAAATTAGCTAAAATTATTCCTTGCACATGAATTTAATCAATTTATTGTACATTGTGATGTCATATAGAAGTAGGACTAACTGATGTAGAACAATCATCTTcatagttttttgttttttttttggcatgaaACTTGAAGCCTGGCTTTTGCCAAATTTGATTCTCAGGGGGAGATCTTTATGATGGTGCTGACCTGGATATCCAGGGATACACCCTGTTGCAGGAGGAAGGACAGACAAGCTGAATGGCCTGCTTCTGCTGCTACATGGAGAGGCGTCTGGTGCTGTTGCTGAGTCGCGACATTCAAGTTCACTCCAACGCCCTGCAGGAGCATCAGACATTCGAGCTGTGGGAGGAGAGCAGAGAATATTAAACCACATTTAATTAGACCTGATAGATCTGTTTACGGTGCTTGTTATCGCAATAGATATAACCAAGCCTCCCAGGAGACTGGATTTACTGTACATCTAGGAAATGCTTCAATTCAAAGGCTCAGTTAATGTAGTTGAACTATCATGTATTGTCGCACTCAACCATCTTCTAGCACAGTGTAACAACAAAGAGGTATCCAGGAAACAAACTTTTACAGCCCTGGCTATTTTATCACCGGTTTGATAAGAATGTGTCTTTGAGAAAAGCTTTTTGTAGCATTTAGTGCAACTGTACTACATGCAAAGAGGACCAAGATgttctgggagggggggggggggaggaggagggttAGGAAGTGGTGGAGCGAAGGACTGGAAATTTCAATTAATCAGCTTGAGGTACTGTATTTTTTCTAGTAGACCTGCAAGTACAGAACAGAGTGTTTGcaagctttacttttggagctacagtatcatgtttacaagttttttaagCTTTGACCTGCATTGAACTCAAAAGAACTTCAGAATGACCTCCACAGGAAACGATAGGTTTCTTGATATCAACAACATGGATCAACATACTtcatatgaagttcatccaagcttgaTTTTAGGAGTTAATGTAGTTACAAAGTTTCAATGACCTTTGAGTTTCATAGAAAacaatgggaggggggggtctTCTAAAGTGGTACATTGTAATCATCATGTTAACCAGCcaatcacatacacacacacacatgtatgcacAAACACAAACCCACAAACACAACACCGCAATCAGATTTATTTTGccttcagcaaggaatcaaaacaGATCAAGTGACCTTTAACCAAAGTAGCAGGAGACAGTCAATAAGTGTGACATCATCATGACATCCATGCCCTTCTGTGAGGTCACTACTTGGCAATGAGCACTAAGCAATGTTACTATGTGACTCATCAGTTTCTTAAACAAGTTGGTGTACTGTTCCTTGTGGTTAAGAGACAACAAACAGATTACTGTGGAATTTTATCGGTGGAATTAGAGAAAACTCTGAAACTGTGATGTAATATATTTGAGTCAGTAGTTACAGCAGTAGACTGCCTAAGCAGTCTTGTTGAGTGTTGTCTTAACTCATGAAAGCAGAAATTCTATTCAACAGTACAGTATCAATACTAGCCAAGAAGGTGATTGAGAAAGGAAGACGAGCAGAGATACTGAGTCACTTATTATACTTCACAGCACTGGTACAAAATATAGGGacaggggaggaggagggacaggggagggggaagggataTACTTATAATTACAGTACATGGTAACACATGGAAAAATGCTACAAATTAATGCTACAAACTGGCCACTTCAGTGTTGAATGATCTACAA contains the following coding sequences:
- the LOC139979477 gene encoding uncharacterized protein encodes the protein MFSHHYGLFERYQPKYAVSSSKMGEFGKEGTAIFGVGLSERFPVHFACFNGESVTLSQLLNSGKFDLYEEDAFRGWTPAHYAAQRGQLECLMLLQGVGVNLNVATQQQHQTPLHVAAEAGHSACLSFLLQQGVSLDIQDIHGETAAHKAARQGHVDCLQLLRSQGGCFKFPFSVCNNEGKTPGELYQPKEHNDMVCSTTEGPPIKPTSRKRGQFNEDASMIKRAKFDVSEPMMGESSSLSAEITQSGQDYPMDFNDETLPRECPRPSLMTSGESGVFRQACHIGPDSSNTFISLACQKERPEDHLHDSLLENNNNNSILQPAQQQGMLTPSSVVEHQAALRAQHGYEKLCSSAYETQSYSHFF